Below is a window of Haloglycomyces albus DSM 45210 DNA.
GCGATGATAATGGAGGTTCGATCGGCCAGGATCGTCTTCAGGGCCTTTTGAACGAGTCGCTCCGACGGGACGTCCAACGAGGAGGTCGCCTCATCCAAGATCAAGACCCTCGGATCTGCCAGCACCGCTCGCGCGAAGACCACCAACTGGCGCTGCCCGGCGGAGAGCCGGCCACCTCGCTTGCTGACCCGTGTGTCGAATCCGTCGGTCATCTGCGAGATGAACCCGGTGGCACCCACCAGGTCGGCGGCCGCGACGACTTCGGCGCGTTCCGCTCCGGGACGGCCCAATTCGATGTTTTCGGCGATGGTGCCGTCGAACAGGAAGTTCTCCTGCGTAATGAGTGTGACGTTTCTGCGCAGGTCGGCGTCGGCGATATGGCGTAGGTCGGTGTCGTCCAAGAGAATCGACCCCTCCACTGGATCGTGGAATCGGGCCACCAGTTTGGCGATCGTGGTCTTGCCCGCGCCCGTCGGTCCCAGCACGGCCACCGTCTGACCGGCGGGAATGTGGAGGTCCAGTTGTGGGAGAACCAATTCGCCATCGCGGTAGCGGAATTCCACCCGGTCGAACGTCAGGCTGCCCCGTACCGGCGCGACGTCACGCGGCCGATCCGGATCCTTGACCGCGTTGGGTTCGTCGAGAACCCCGGAGAGCTTCTCTAGAGCCGCGCCCCCGGACTGTAGCGAATTGTAGAACATGGCCAGTTCTTGAATCGGATCGAAGAAGCGTCGCAGATAGAGGACGAAGGCCGCCAGAACCCCTAGTTCGGTGGTTCCCTCCATGACCTGCCGGCCGCCGAACAGAACGATGGCGACGATGGCGGTATTCCCGATCGCCTTGGTTCCGGACCCGAAGCGAACGCTTTGCTGCTGCCCCTTGGCCTGTGCAAGTCGATTGCGGGTATTGAGATGAGAAAAGATGTCGCGGTCGCGTTCTTCGCGGCGATTGGCCTGGACGGCTTTGATGCGGCCCATGGACTCCACAAAGTAGACAATGAGGTCGGCGATCGTTTCGCGCGATCGGCGGTAGGCGATGGCCGAGACCCTGGAAAACCACCGGGCCAGGAAATACATGGCCGGCAAAGCGGTAAAGCTGACCAGAGCCAACAGGGGATCCATGATCAACATGTACACGGCGATGATGACGATGCTGAAGGCCGCGAGTACGAGATCCTCCACTCCGTTGGCGGTCATCTCCCGGATGGAATCCATGTCCGACGTCTGTCGCGACACCACTCGTCCGGAGGTGAAACGCTCGTGGAAGGAGATGGAGAGACGCTGAAACTTCTGAAAGACCC
It encodes the following:
- a CDS encoding ABC transporter ATP-binding protein; this translates as MTTDTDAWKGRAETDDSERTQAESTDDRSLRRIRRRGFHLLGWMLRPHLRGLVILTAILLTGAVANLAAPFFVMLAIDHAIPRIVDDGSYDYLTWIAAGFVVITVVDYLATRLFIVRSAHISQEMLLRLRRRVFQKFQRLSISFHERFTSGRVVSRQTSDMDSIREMTANGVEDLVLAAFSIVIIAVYMLIMDPLLALVSFTALPAMYFLARWFSRVSAIAYRRSRETIADLIVYFVESMGRIKAVQANRREERDRDIFSHLNTRNRLAQAKGQQQSVRFGSGTKAIGNTAIVAIVLFGGRQVMEGTTELGVLAAFVLYLRRFFDPIQELAMFYNSLQSGGAALEKLSGVLDEPNAVKDPDRPRDVAPVRGSLTFDRVEFRYRDGELVLPQLDLHIPAGQTVAVLGPTGAGKTTIAKLVARFHDPVEGSILLDDTDLRHIADADLRRNVTLITQENFLFDGTIAENIELGRPGAERAEVVAAADLVGATGFISQMTDGFDTRVSKRGGRLSAGQRQLVVFARAVLADPRVLILDEATSSLDVPSERLVQKALKTILADRTSIIIAHRLSTVQIADRVVIVEDGKIVEDGSPETLALSGQGKYAELHRQWQDSLV